TGGCAGGCGGTACGCCCGCCGAAAACGCCGCGATCATCCGCGCCGTGCTCGATGGCGAAAAGGGGCCCCGCCGCGATATTGTCTGCCTGAATGCCGCCGCCGCCCTCGTGGCCGGCGGCCTCGCTTCGAATTTTTCCGAAGGAATCGAACAGGCCCGCCAGGCCATCGACAGTGGGCGCGCCCGAGCCAAACTGGACGCGCTGATCGCGGCCACATCGGTCGCATAGCTGGCTCCGGCTTCCAGCTTTTCTTGTGTACCGGTGTCAACGCCGATAGCATCCTATTTAAGTCGACGGAAATCTCAACCCGAGGACACGCATGGGCGACAACAACAACAAAAAGTACTATGTCGGCTTCGACCTTGGCGGCACCAAGATGTTCTGCGTGCTGTTCGACCAGAAGTTCAATCCCGTTGCCACCTTGCGCAAAAAAACCAAAACGGAAGAGGGCGTGTCGGTCGGGATTGAGAAGATGATCGACATGATCCACGAAGTGCTCGAGGAGGCGCACCTCGATCGAAATGCTTTGGGCGCAATCGGGATCGGCTCGCCGGGGCCCCTGGATCTCGACCGAGGCATCATCTTGGAAGCGCCGAACCTCGGATGGAAAAACGTCGCCATCAAAGATTCATTCGAAAAAAAGTTCAAAGTTCCCGTGGCAGTGGCCAATGACGTCGATGCGGGCACCTACGGCGAATACAGATTCGGGGCCGCACAAAAAGCGCGTTGCGCGGTAGGCGTCTTCCCCGGAACCGGTATTGGCGGCGGATGCGTCTACGAGGGCCGACTCCTTCGAGGTAAAACGGGTTCTTGCCTGGAAATTGGCCACATGACCATTGCCCCTAACGGGCGATTGTGTGGTTGCGGCCGGCGCGGCTGCCTCGAAACTATGTCCAGCCGACTTGCCATAGCAGCCGAATGCGCAATGGCGGCCCACCGCGGCGAAGCTCCGGCCCTTTTCAAGGCAGCGGGGACCGACATCGCCAAAATGCGCAGCGGCGTCATCGCGGAAGCAATTCGCGAGGGTGACAAGGCCGTCGAGCGGATCGTCCGCCAGGCCGCAAAACATCTGGGGGTTGCGATTGGAAACGTAATCAACCTGCTCGCGCCAGACGTGGTTGTCCTCGGTGGCGGGCTCATCGAAGCCATGAAGGACATCTTCCTGGAAGAGATCCAGGCTGCAGTGGAAAAACGCGCGATGGCTTCCTTTGTCAAGGGCGTCTCGATTGTTCCCGCCCGGCTGGACGATCTGGCG
The genomic region above belongs to Kiritimatiellia bacterium and contains:
- a CDS encoding ROK family protein, translated to MGDNNNKKYYVGFDLGGTKMFCVLFDQKFNPVATLRKKTKTEEGVSVGIEKMIDMIHEVLEEAHLDRNALGAIGIGSPGPLDLDRGIILEAPNLGWKNVAIKDSFEKKFKVPVAVANDVDAGTYGEYRFGAAQKARCAVGVFPGTGIGGGCVYEGRLLRGKTGSCLEIGHMTIAPNGRLCGCGRRGCLETMSSRLAIAAECAMAAHRGEAPALFKAAGTDIAKMRSGVIAEAIREGDKAVERIVRQAAKHLGVAIGNVINLLAPDVVVLGGGLIEAMKDIFLEEIQAAVEKRAMASFVKGVSIVPARLDDLATVMGAAALAAELNRDG